From the genome of Hymenobacter sp. PAMC 26628, one region includes:
- the cobT gene encoding nicotinate-nucleotide--dimethylbenzimidazole phosphoribosyltransferase: MTWNVTAPDGALAAAIAHKIDTKTKPLGALGQLEALARQVALVQQTLAPQLRQAHVLVFAADHGIAQAGVSQYPPEVTHQMVRNFAGGGAAINVFCRHNGLDLTIVDAGVRGSFANLGDFVRDEKIAEGTHNFAQGPAMTAAQCADALARGARLADERHAAGTNVLGVGEMGIGNTSAAAVLMHLLTGRPLAACVGRGTGLDAAGLARKLAVLTQAVGAHPGLNAADPRAVLATFGGFEIAQMAGALLRAAEHRMLLLIDGFIASAALLVAARLAPEILAYCVFCHESDEQGHRLLLAELGGRPLLRLGLRLGEGTGCALAYPLVQAAVNFLNEMASFESAGVSDDSGK; this comes from the coding sequence ATGACCTGGAACGTCACCGCGCCCGATGGGGCCCTGGCCGCCGCCATCGCCCACAAAATCGACACCAAAACTAAGCCCCTGGGGGCCCTGGGGCAGCTCGAAGCCCTGGCCCGGCAGGTAGCGCTGGTGCAGCAAACCCTGGCGCCGCAGCTGCGCCAGGCGCACGTGCTGGTGTTTGCCGCCGACCACGGCATTGCCCAGGCCGGCGTGAGCCAATACCCGCCCGAGGTGACGCACCAGATGGTGCGCAACTTCGCCGGCGGCGGGGCGGCCATCAACGTGTTCTGCCGCCATAACGGCCTGGACCTGACCATCGTGGACGCCGGCGTGCGCGGCAGCTTTGCCAATCTGGGCGATTTCGTGCGCGACGAGAAAATCGCCGAGGGCACCCATAACTTCGCCCAGGGCCCCGCCATGACCGCCGCGCAGTGCGCCGATGCCCTGGCCCGCGGCGCCCGCCTGGCCGACGAGCGGCACGCCGCCGGCACCAACGTGCTGGGGGTGGGGGAGATGGGCATCGGCAACACGTCAGCGGCGGCGGTGTTGATGCACCTGCTCACGGGCCGGCCGCTGGCCGCGTGCGTGGGCCGCGGCACCGGTCTCGACGCGGCCGGCCTGGCCCGCAAGCTGGCCGTGCTCACGCAAGCCGTAGGGGCCCACCCGGGCCTCAACGCGGCCGACCCGCGGGCGGTGCTGGCTACGTTCGGCGGCTTCGAGATTGCGCAGATGGCCGGGGCCCTGCTGCGCGCCGCCGAGCACCGGATGCTGCTGCTCATCGACGGCTTCATTGCCTCGGCGGCGCTGCTGGTAGCGGCACGGCTGGCCCCGGAAATCCTCGCGTACTGCGTGTTCTGCCACGAATCGGACGAGCAGGGGCACCGCTTGCTGCTGGCCGAGCTGGGCGGCCGGCCGCTGCTGCGCCTGGGCCTGCGCCTGGGCGAGGGCACGGGCTGCGCGCTGGCCTACCCGCTGGTGCAGGCCGCCGTCAATTTCCTGAACGAAATGGCCTCGTTCGAAAGCGCGGGCGTGAGCGACGATTCGGGCAAGTGA
- a CDS encoding IS701 family transposase, whose protein sequence is MLTQAKHIDYLLSTPRNYTCTHLAAHLPGVSHDEVNRFLRNSAFSANQLRALVLPLLRDSPEAFLLVDDSVQDKRYSRFIEVAKRQYSGTVHGPVTGIGLVKLVHSSGESGDFLPLDFRVYAPDADGLTKNEHFQAMFAQVVAEDKLLARTVLFDSWYAASANLKQIHRAGWTFFTTLKSNRLVSLSKESGYQGLDTLEPPASGWSQGVEVRLQQVPFAVKLFKLVATDGSIAWVVTNHLAAHLSREMVIEAVQRRWQAEEFHRSFKQLTGSEKCQCRKASAQRNHLTCCYLAWVSLRQHARAIGQTIYQAHQQPWSAFLRQQLQNPPFPVILPLPA, encoded by the coding sequence ATGCTGACCCAAGCAAAGCACATTGATTATCTGCTCAGTACACCCCGCAACTACACGTGCACGCACCTGGCGGCGCATCTGCCGGGCGTGAGCCACGACGAGGTGAACCGATTTTTGCGCAACAGCGCCTTTTCCGCCAACCAGTTGCGGGCCCTGGTGCTGCCACTGCTGCGTGATTCGCCAGAGGCTTTTTTGCTGGTCGACGACAGCGTCCAGGACAAGCGCTACAGTCGCTTCATCGAAGTGGCCAAGCGGCAGTACTCCGGCACCGTGCACGGCCCGGTCACGGGCATCGGCTTGGTCAAGCTGGTACACAGCAGCGGCGAAAGCGGCGACTTTTTGCCCTTGGATTTCCGCGTCTACGCCCCGGACGCCGACGGGCTGACCAAGAACGAGCACTTCCAAGCCATGTTTGCGCAGGTCGTGGCCGAGGACAAGCTGCTGGCGCGCACGGTCTTATTCGACTCCTGGTATGCGGCCAGCGCGAATTTGAAGCAGATTCACCGGGCCGGTTGGACGTTTTTCACTACTCTGAAAAGCAACCGCTTGGTGAGCCTGAGCAAAGAAAGCGGCTACCAGGGCCTGGACACGCTCGAACCGCCGGCCAGCGGCTGGAGCCAGGGCGTGGAAGTGCGGCTGCAACAAGTGCCCTTTGCGGTAAAACTCTTCAAGCTGGTTGCCACGGACGGCAGCATTGCATGGGTTGTTACCAACCACTTGGCCGCCCACCTGAGCCGCGAAATGGTCATTGAAGCCGTGCAGCGGCGCTGGCAGGCGGAGGAATTCCACCGCAGCTTCAAACAGCTCACCGGCTCCGAAAAATGCCAGTGCCGCAAGGCCAGCGCCCAGCGCAACCACCTCACTTGCTGCTACCTGGCCTGGGTGTCGCTGCGCCAGCACGCCCGTGCCATCGGCCAAACCATTTACCAAGCCCATCAGCAGCCCTGGTCGGCGTTTCTGCGCCAACAGCTCCAAAATCCTCCTTTCCCTGTAATACTGCCCCTTCCTGCGTAA
- a CDS encoding AAA family ATPase translates to MPLYIISGGPGAGKTTLLGALRAAGFAGADEVSRQLIQEQVALGSSRVPWRDLAGFAELALARMVADYEAAVQRGGVTFFDRGLPDIVAYLEVAGLPVPAACYAAVDAHPYQPLVFLAPPWAEIYVNDAERWQTFAEATALHGVLRRIYQRLGFAVLELPKTPVAARVAFVRAAAGL, encoded by the coding sequence ATGCCCCTTTATATCATTTCCGGGGGCCCCGGGGCTGGCAAAACTACGCTGCTGGGGGCCCTGCGGGCCGCCGGCTTCGCGGGGGCCGATGAAGTATCGCGCCAGCTCATCCAGGAGCAGGTGGCGCTGGGCAGCAGCCGGGTGCCGTGGCGCGACTTGGCCGGCTTTGCCGAGCTGGCGCTGGCCCGCATGGTGGCCGATTACGAGGCCGCGGTGCAGCGCGGCGGCGTCACGTTTTTCGACCGTGGCCTGCCCGATATTGTGGCTTACCTGGAAGTGGCGGGGCTGCCCGTGCCAGCCGCGTGCTACGCTGCGGTGGACGCACACCCGTACCAGCCGCTGGTGTTTCTGGCGCCGCCGTGGGCCGAGATTTACGTGAATGACGCCGAGCGCTGGCAGACGTTTGCCGAGGCCACGGCGCTGCACGGGGTCCTGCGGCGCATCTACCAGCGGTTGGGTTTTGCGGTACTGGAATTGCCCAAAACCCCGGTGGCGGCGCGGGTGGCCTTCGTGCGGGCGGCGGCCGGACTCTAG
- a CDS encoding cob(I)yrinic acid a,c-diamide adenosyltransferase yields MKIYTKKGDAGTTGLFGGSRVPKDDVRVECMGDLDEANSTLGLLRVKLGPDHEWQPSLHKIQKDLMDMMSHLARPSDTKKANSNPLPTEGARECEAWIDALEGAMTSPSDYFLLPGGNEISALCHVVRTQMRRGERRLVSLMATDAVHPAIPAYINRLSDLFFTLARAEMDKAGVAEEKWQLFLYKRFGSSAAPATPEAPAAE; encoded by the coding sequence ATGAAAATCTACACTAAAAAAGGTGACGCCGGCACCACCGGCCTTTTCGGCGGCTCGCGGGTGCCGAAGGACGACGTACGCGTGGAGTGCATGGGCGACCTCGATGAGGCCAACTCGACTCTGGGCCTGCTGCGCGTGAAGCTGGGGCCCGACCACGAATGGCAACCCAGCCTCCACAAAATCCAGAAGGATTTGATGGACATGATGTCGCACCTGGCGCGGCCGTCCGATACCAAAAAGGCCAACAGCAACCCGCTGCCCACCGAAGGGGCCCGGGAGTGCGAGGCGTGGATTGACGCGCTGGAAGGCGCGATGACCTCGCCCTCCGACTACTTTTTGCTGCCGGGCGGCAACGAGATTTCGGCCCTCTGCCACGTGGTGCGCACCCAGATGCGCCGCGGCGAGCGCCGCCTCGTCAGCCTGATGGCCACTGACGCCGTGCACCCCGCCATCCCGGCCTACATCAACCGCCTATCGGACCTGTTCTTCACCCTGGCCCGTGCCGAGATGGACAAGGCCGGCGTGGCCGAAGAGAAGTGGCAATTGTTTCTTTACAAGCGCTTTGGCAGCAGCGCCGCGCCTGCCACACCCGAAGCGCCCGCCGCCGAATGA
- a CDS encoding alpha/beta hydrolase-fold protein yields the protein MKLLLLLLCLMVGSALAQAQTVKNNAIVIGRVDSLMSDVLKEKRKLWVYVPDGAAASVYAPQRYPVVYLLDGDAWFTTTTGVIQKLSGFPNSVCPEMIVVGIPNTNRTRDLTPSASTTDDMPAFVPKASGGGENFTVFLE from the coding sequence ATGAAGTTACTTCTCCTCCTGCTGTGCTTAATGGTCGGCTCCGCGCTAGCTCAGGCCCAAACGGTTAAAAACAACGCCATCGTCATCGGTCGCGTCGACAGCCTCATGTCGGACGTGCTCAAAGAAAAGCGCAAGCTCTGGGTGTACGTGCCGGACGGTGCCGCTGCCTCGGTTTATGCCCCGCAGCGCTACCCGGTGGTGTACCTGCTCGACGGTGATGCGTGGTTTACGACCACGACGGGCGTCATCCAAAAGCTGAGCGGATTCCCGAATTCTGTATGCCCGGAAATGATTGTGGTCGGCATTCCCAACACCAACCGCACCCGCGACCTGACCCCGTCTGCCTCGACCACGGACGACATGCCCGCCTTTGTGCCCAAAGCCTCTGGCGGCGGCGAAAATTTCACCGTCTTTTTAGAATAG
- a CDS encoding ABC transporter substrate-binding protein: protein MALLLAGPQLGWAQAPAATAAPKPAAGAPRGRTTVQYAKGFTISYVAGGKLVTILSPFEQKTTATRYLLVPRGAARPAGYADAHVIETPLRSLVALSSMHVALADFLGAADLVVGLGSFKYASAVPVRQRIAAGKIYEVGQGKELNNEQLVAQHPDLVMATGWPGESLARFQTLEAAGVPVMINSEWVETTPLARAEWVKVLAALLNKEDLVNQKFGQVARSYHRLAALGHHATQRPKVVVGLPFKDVWYVPDADSYLTQFLRDAGCTYAWDQTRAPSGSLALSFETVAPVALAADYWLQTGTAMAKADIVAQDARYAAFAPFKTGQVYNNNRRTNAQGSNDYWESGAVRPDLVLSDLIKILHPELLPAWQLYYYQWLK from the coding sequence TTGGCTTTGCTGCTGGCGGGGCCCCAGCTCGGCTGGGCCCAGGCGCCCGCCGCCACAGCCGCGCCCAAACCTGCCGCTGGGGCCCCGCGCGGGCGCACCACGGTGCAGTACGCCAAGGGCTTCACCATCAGCTACGTGGCGGGAGGCAAGCTGGTCACCATCTTGAGTCCGTTCGAGCAGAAAACTACGGCCACGCGCTACCTGCTGGTGCCCCGCGGCGCGGCGCGCCCGGCCGGCTACGCCGACGCCCACGTCATCGAAACGCCGCTGCGCAGCCTCGTGGCCCTCTCGTCGATGCACGTGGCGCTGGCCGATTTCCTGGGAGCCGCCGACCTGGTGGTGGGCTTGGGCAGCTTCAAGTACGCCTCGGCCGTGCCGGTGCGGCAGCGCATTGCCGCCGGCAAAATTTACGAGGTGGGCCAGGGCAAAGAGCTTAACAACGAGCAGCTTGTGGCCCAGCACCCCGACCTGGTGATGGCCACCGGCTGGCCCGGCGAAAGCCTGGCGCGCTTCCAGACGCTGGAAGCCGCCGGCGTGCCCGTCATGATTAACTCGGAGTGGGTGGAGACCACGCCCCTGGCCCGTGCCGAGTGGGTGAAGGTGCTGGCCGCGCTGCTGAACAAGGAGGACCTGGTGAACCAGAAATTCGGCCAGGTGGCCCGTTCCTACCACCGCCTGGCGGCCCTCGGCCACCACGCTACCCAGCGGCCCAAAGTGGTTGTGGGCCTGCCGTTTAAGGACGTGTGGTACGTGCCCGATGCCGATAGCTACCTCACGCAGTTCCTGCGCGACGCGGGCTGCACCTACGCCTGGGACCAAACCCGGGCCCCCAGCGGCAGCCTGGCGCTGTCGTTCGAAACCGTGGCCCCCGTGGCCCTCGCCGCCGACTACTGGCTGCAAACCGGCACAGCCATGGCCAAGGCCGACATCGTGGCCCAGGACGCGCGCTACGCCGCCTTCGCGCCCTTCAAAACCGGCCAAGTGTACAACAACAACCGCCGCACCAACGCCCAGGGCTCCAACGACTACTGGGAATCGGGGGCGGTGCGGCCCGACCTCGTGCTGTCGGATTTGATCAAAATCCTGCACCCCGAGCTACTGCCCGCGTGGCAGCTCTACTACTACCAGTGGCTGAAGTGA
- a CDS encoding ABC transporter ATP-binding protein codes for MPNPAPLLTAEDLAVGYLLNKKTPRPVAGPLRLALWPGELVCLLGPNGAGKSTLLRTLAGLQPPFGGRLELGGRPLAALGAPERARQLSIVLTDRVDAGNLAVRELVRLGRHPHTGWLGSLSAHDEAQVQAALEATGTEAFADRPVSELSDGERQKVLLARALAQDTPVVLLDEPTAHLDLPNRVALMRLLHQLARTTGKAILLSTHELDLALQAADRVWLLPADGALRTGTPEELVLSGAFAAAFAREGLAFDAATGTFALHAPTGPPVQLVGEGAAAFWTRRALERAGFVPTAGPAALRVTAPAGPGPGPWLTQAAGQAVQSHATIEALLLALRQVSSHQVVGQLVGH; via the coding sequence ATGCCCAACCCTGCGCCGCTGCTGACCGCTGAGGACCTGGCGGTGGGCTATTTGCTCAACAAAAAGACGCCCCGCCCGGTGGCCGGGCCCCTGCGCCTGGCCCTGTGGCCCGGCGAGCTGGTCTGCCTGCTGGGGCCCAACGGCGCGGGCAAAAGCACGCTGCTGCGCACGCTGGCCGGTTTGCAGCCGCCGTTCGGCGGGCGGCTTGAACTAGGTGGGCGGCCGCTGGCGGCGCTGGGGGCCCCCGAGCGCGCCCGTCAGCTCAGCATCGTGCTCACCGACCGCGTGGACGCCGGCAACCTGGCCGTGCGCGAGCTGGTGCGCCTGGGCCGCCACCCGCACACCGGCTGGCTGGGCAGCCTCTCGGCCCACGACGAAGCCCAGGTGCAAGCCGCCCTGGAAGCCACTGGTACCGAAGCGTTTGCCGACCGCCCGGTGAGCGAGTTGAGCGACGGCGAGCGGCAGAAAGTACTGCTGGCCCGGGCCCTGGCCCAGGACACGCCGGTGGTGCTGCTCGACGAGCCCACGGCCCACCTCGACCTGCCCAACCGCGTGGCCCTCATGCGCTTGCTGCACCAGCTGGCCCGCACCACGGGCAAGGCCATCCTGCTCTCGACCCACGAGCTGGACCTGGCCCTGCAAGCCGCCGACCGCGTGTGGCTGCTGCCCGCCGACGGGGCCCTGCGCACCGGCACGCCCGAAGAGTTGGTGCTGAGCGGGGCCTTCGCGGCGGCGTTTGCGCGGGAGGGGCTGGCCTTCGACGCGGCCACCGGCACGTTTGCCCTGCACGCGCCCACGGGGCCCCCGGTGCAGTTGGTGGGGGAGGGGGCCGCCGCGTTCTGGACGCGCCGCGCCCTGGAGCGCGCGGGCTTCGTGCCCACCGCGGGCCCCGCCGCCCTGCGCGTGACGGCCCCCGCCGGCCCCGGCCCGGGGCCCTGGCTGACCCAGGCCGCCGGCCAGGCCGTCCAGTCCCATGCCACCATCGAAGCGCTACTGCTGGCGCTGCGCCAAGTAAGTAGCCATCAAGTGGTTGGCCAGCTGGTCGGCCACTGA
- a CDS encoding bifunctional adenosylcobinamide kinase/adenosylcobinamide-phosphate guanylyltransferase has protein sequence MLTYISGGQRSGKSRYAQELALTLSPNPVYLATSRAWDDDHRQRIARHVADRDARWTTLEEEKYVSRLDLVGRTVVLDCVTLWLTNFFTDAKYDVETTLHEAKTEFDKIMQQDCNLIIISNEIGMGLHAPTEAGRKFADLQGWLNQHIAQRADRAIFMVSGLPLVVK, from the coding sequence GTGCTGACCTATATTTCCGGCGGGCAGCGCTCGGGCAAGAGCCGCTACGCCCAGGAGCTGGCCCTGACGCTGAGCCCCAACCCCGTGTACCTCGCTACCTCGCGGGCCTGGGACGACGACCACCGCCAGCGCATTGCCCGGCACGTGGCCGACCGCGACGCCCGCTGGACGACGCTGGAGGAAGAAAAGTACGTGAGCCGCCTCGATTTGGTGGGCCGCACCGTGGTGCTAGATTGCGTCACGCTTTGGCTCACCAACTTCTTCACCGACGCGAAATATGATGTTGAAACAACGTTGCACGAGGCAAAGACAGAGTTTGATAAAATAATGCAACAAGATTGCAATTTGATTATCATCTCCAACGAAATCGGGATGGGCCTGCACGCGCCCACCGAAGCCGGTCGCAAGTTCGCCGACCTGCAAGGCTGGCTGAACCAGCACATTGCCCAGCGCGCCGACCGCGCCATTTTTATGGTGTCGGGCCTGCCGCTGGTGGTAAAGTAA
- a CDS encoding iron ABC transporter permease, with amino-acid sequence MAALLLPVAEVSTAQLAAAPPSLAAAGRRRAAWLLALAGLVAVGFVLDIALGPVRIPLAAVVKILLGRAADNPAWAFIVREIRLPKALTALAVGSGLAVSGLQMQTLFRNPLAGPSVLGLTAGAGLGVAAVMLAGGSGAAGGLAIRALGVGGSWGLVLAATAGAALVMASVLALSARVRDNVVILIVGLMIASVTSAIVGLWQYFSAPEQIQEYLLWTFGSLGGVVGPHLAVLAAVVAVGLGLAFASAKPLNTLLLGENYARSMGLAVGRARTLIILSTSLLAGAITAFCGPIGFVGIAVPHLTRGLLRTADHRVLLPGACLVGAALTLGCDCLAQLPGSQTALPLSIVTALLGAPVVLWVVLRRNNIRSSFS; translated from the coding sequence GTGGCAGCTCTACTACTACCAGTGGCTGAAGTGAGCACGGCCCAACTCGCGGCCGCGCCGCCGTCGCTGGCCGCGGCCGGGCGGCGGCGCGCGGCTTGGCTGCTGGCCCTGGCGGGGCTGGTGGCCGTGGGCTTCGTGCTCGACATTGCCCTGGGCCCCGTGCGCATCCCGCTGGCGGCGGTGGTGAAGATTTTGCTGGGCCGGGCGGCCGACAATCCGGCCTGGGCGTTCATCGTGCGGGAGATTCGCCTGCCCAAGGCCCTCACGGCCCTGGCCGTGGGCAGCGGCCTGGCCGTGAGCGGCTTGCAGATGCAAACGCTGTTCCGCAACCCGCTGGCGGGGCCCTCGGTGCTGGGCCTCACGGCGGGGGCGGGGCTGGGCGTGGCCGCCGTGATGCTGGCCGGCGGCAGCGGCGCGGCGGGCGGCCTGGCCATCCGGGCGCTGGGCGTGGGCGGCAGCTGGGGCCTGGTGCTGGCCGCCACCGCCGGCGCCGCCCTGGTGATGGCCTCGGTGCTGGCCCTCTCGGCCCGGGTGCGCGACAACGTGGTGATCCTCATTGTGGGCCTCATGATTGCGAGCGTCACGAGCGCCATCGTGGGCCTGTGGCAGTACTTCAGCGCCCCCGAGCAAATCCAGGAGTACCTGCTCTGGACGTTCGGCTCGCTGGGCGGCGTGGTGGGGCCCCACCTGGCGGTGCTGGCGGCCGTGGTGGCGGTGGGCCTGGGGCTGGCCTTCGCCTCGGCCAAGCCGCTGAATACCTTGCTGCTGGGCGAAAACTACGCCCGCAGCATGGGCCTGGCCGTGGGCCGGGCGCGCACGCTCATTATTCTCAGCACGAGCTTACTGGCGGGGGCCATCACGGCGTTTTGCGGGCCGATTGGCTTCGTGGGCATCGCCGTGCCGCACCTCACCCGGGGCCTGCTGCGCACCGCCGACCACCGCGTGCTGCTGCCCGGTGCCTGCCTGGTGGGGGCGGCCCTTACGCTGGGCTGCGACTGCCTGGCCCAGCTGCCCGGCAGCCAAACCGCCCTCCCGCTGAGCATCGTCACGGCCCTGCTGGGGGCCCCGGTGGTGCTGTGGGTGGTGCTGCGTCGCAACAACATTCGCTCGTCGTTTTCCTGA
- a CDS encoding TonB-dependent receptor, translating to MKKRFLPSQSRPSRIEIRLVLGTVLLAGTVRGAQAQALTDSLKRQDLNEVVVTASRAATPRSQVPQQIQVISRKDIQQTPATEFTDVLKKNASVDIVQYPGLLSGVGIRGFRPQTGGLNLRTLLLVDGRPAGTSNLATLDLGGVERVEVLKGPASALYGPQAMGGVVNVITRQSRGAIRSSIFAEYGSYRTAKFGGTTGGNLTKKLDFDLSAGFFNRDQDYKLGGNGILRRALDAGSATQYFADGTTKTVDDTRGDNQRRDFTKLKYYSGALRLGYQLSEKWRVDVRGELFRAPTVQSPNDIFYGSLSPSSKDIERGNLDLSATGNYANHQLFVRGYTSKETNNNNTLSDFNDNPVPAYRSYQSQYLWKGLQAKDVITLGRQRITVGIDHNEATSNAQVFNPNGSNGTPYSPNYELNTTGIYAQGQINLLADKLIVTPGVRYDFITYNVKQTDLLTTFTPGKKTNPFFSPSLGAQFALTDGLRVHATVGRGYVTPDAYNVAGFSQTAPNAARQVAITQGNADLKNESSVTYDAGLRFGKATSGFSADATFFSTRVTNRITTRTANPVGETTAEGYTVRSRTTYVNANDSQIRGLEAEAGYDFGTITGGRYLLRVFAGGTSIFKAQDVTNNASGTRTVRDVFNVAKLNGNLGVAFDSYQGITARLTGHYVGRRKDTDFTDLASPQVQYPEYMTVDFSAGYTVAKHHTFSLLVNNLTNENYYEKRGYNLPGRNFAGRYTIAF from the coding sequence ATGAAAAAACGTTTTTTACCCTCCCAAAGCCGACCGTCGCGCATTGAAATCCGGCTGGTGCTGGGCACGGTGCTGCTGGCCGGCACGGTGCGCGGGGCCCAGGCCCAGGCGCTGACTGACAGCCTTAAGCGCCAGGACCTCAACGAAGTGGTGGTGACGGCCTCGCGCGCGGCCACGCCGCGCAGCCAGGTGCCGCAGCAAATCCAGGTCATCAGCCGGAAAGACATTCAGCAGACGCCGGCCACGGAATTCACCGACGTGCTGAAGAAGAACGCCTCGGTGGACATCGTGCAGTACCCCGGGCTGCTGTCGGGCGTGGGCATCCGCGGCTTCCGTCCCCAAACCGGCGGCCTCAACCTGCGGACCCTGCTGCTGGTGGACGGCCGCCCGGCCGGCACCAGCAACCTCGCCACCCTCGACCTGGGCGGCGTGGAGCGCGTGGAAGTGCTCAAGGGCCCCGCCTCGGCCCTGTACGGCCCCCAGGCCATGGGCGGCGTCGTGAACGTGATTACCCGGCAGTCGCGCGGGGCCATCCGCAGCTCGATTTTCGCCGAGTACGGCAGCTACCGCACGGCTAAGTTTGGCGGCACTACGGGCGGCAACCTCACTAAAAAGCTCGATTTTGACCTGTCGGCTGGCTTTTTTAACCGCGACCAGGACTACAAGCTGGGCGGCAACGGTATTTTGCGCCGCGCCCTGGATGCTGGCAGCGCCACTCAGTATTTTGCCGACGGCACCACCAAAACCGTGGACGACACCCGCGGCGACAACCAGCGCCGCGACTTCACCAAGCTGAAATATTACTCCGGGGCCCTGCGGCTGGGCTACCAGTTGAGCGAAAAATGGCGCGTGGACGTGCGCGGCGAGCTGTTTAGGGCCCCCACTGTGCAGTCGCCGAACGACATTTTCTACGGCAGCCTCAGCCCGTCGAGCAAGGACATTGAGCGCGGCAATCTCGACCTGAGCGCCACCGGCAACTACGCCAACCACCAGCTGTTTGTGCGCGGCTACACCTCGAAGGAAACCAATAACAACAACACGCTCAGCGACTTCAACGATAACCCCGTGCCCGCCTACCGCTCCTACCAGAGCCAGTACCTCTGGAAGGGCTTGCAGGCCAAGGACGTCATTACGCTGGGCCGCCAGCGCATTACGGTGGGCATCGACCACAACGAGGCCACCAGCAACGCGCAGGTATTCAACCCCAACGGCTCCAATGGCACGCCCTACAGCCCCAACTACGAGCTGAACACGACCGGCATTTACGCCCAGGGCCAAATTAACTTGCTGGCTGACAAGCTAATTGTGACGCCGGGCGTACGCTACGACTTCATTACCTACAACGTGAAGCAGACCGACCTGCTCACCACCTTCACGCCGGGCAAGAAAACCAACCCGTTCTTCAGCCCCAGCCTGGGGGCCCAGTTTGCCCTCACCGATGGCCTGCGGGTGCACGCCACCGTGGGCCGCGGCTACGTGACGCCCGACGCCTACAACGTGGCCGGCTTCTCGCAAACCGCCCCCAACGCCGCCCGCCAGGTAGCCATCACGCAGGGCAACGCCGACCTGAAAAACGAGAGCAGCGTGACCTACGACGCCGGCCTGCGCTTCGGCAAGGCCACGTCGGGCTTCTCGGCCGATGCTACCTTCTTCTCGACCCGGGTGACGAACCGCATCACCACGCGCACCGCTAACCCCGTGGGCGAAACCACCGCCGAGGGCTACACCGTGCGCTCGCGCACCACTTACGTGAACGCCAACGACAGCCAAATCAGGGGCCTGGAGGCCGAGGCTGGCTACGACTTCGGCACCATCACTGGGGGCCGTTACCTGCTGCGCGTGTTCGCCGGCGGCACCAGCATCTTCAAGGCCCAGGACGTGACCAACAACGCGAGCGGCACCCGCACCGTGCGTGACGTCTTCAACGTGGCCAAGCTGAACGGCAACCTGGGCGTGGCCTTCGATAGCTACCAGGGCATCACCGCCCGCCTCACCGGCCACTACGTGGGCCGCCGCAAAGACACCGATTTCACTGACTTGGCCTCGCCGCAAGTGCAGTACCCCGAGTACATGACCGTTGACTTTTCAGCCGGCTACACCGTGGCCAAGCACCACACCTTCTCGCTGCTGGTGAACAACCTGACCAATGAAAACTACTACGAGAAGCGTGGCTACAACCTGCCCGGCCGCAACTTCGCCGGGCGCTACACCATTGCATTTTAG
- a CDS encoding adenosylcobinamide-GDP ribazoletransferase: MPDSWPRRQLRLLLTAVMFYTRLPVPRWVGHADDQLNRATVYFPLIGWLVGGVAAGVYWGAAQLWPPLLAVLLSTGAGVLLTGAFHEDGLADTCDGFGGGWTRERILTIMKDSRVGTYGVVGLGLVLATKVAALAGAPGPRAGALSVPVLLLVAHPLSRLVAATLVRTLPYARADLADGKAKPIAQSLPSGRLAAAALLGLLPLLAVAAWQRQPGLLAVLGPLAVLQVVLGRWFKKWLGGYTGDCLGATQQLAEALIYLVLTAHLV, from the coding sequence ATGCCCGATTCCTGGCCGCGCCGCCAGCTGCGCCTGCTGCTGACGGCCGTGATGTTCTATACGCGGCTGCCTGTGCCGCGCTGGGTGGGGCACGCCGACGACCAGCTCAACCGGGCCACGGTGTACTTTCCGCTCATCGGCTGGCTGGTGGGCGGCGTGGCGGCGGGCGTGTACTGGGGCGCGGCGCAGCTCTGGCCGCCGCTGTTGGCCGTGCTGCTGAGCACGGGCGCGGGCGTGCTGCTCACCGGTGCGTTTCACGAAGACGGGCTGGCCGACACCTGCGACGGCTTCGGCGGGGGCTGGACGCGGGAGCGCATCCTCACCATCATGAAGGACAGCCGCGTGGGCACTTACGGCGTGGTAGGCCTGGGCCTGGTGCTGGCCACCAAAGTGGCGGCGCTGGCTGGGGCCCCCGGGCCGCGCGCCGGGGCCCTGTCGGTGCCGGTGCTGCTGCTGGTGGCACACCCGCTGAGCCGGCTGGTGGCCGCCACCCTCGTGCGCACCTTGCCCTACGCCCGCGCCGACCTGGCCGACGGCAAGGCCAAACCCATCGCCCAAAGCCTGCCCTCTGGCCGGCTGGCCGCGGCTGCACTGCTGGGGCTGCTGCCGCTGCTGGCGGTGGCGGCCTGGCAGCGGCAGCCGGGGCTGCTGGCGGTGCTGGGGCCCCTGGCGGTGCTGCAAGTGGTGCTGGGCCGCTGGTTCAAAAAGTGGCTGGGCGGCTACACCGGCGACTGCCTCGGCGCCACCCAGCAGCTGGCCGAAGCCCTGATTTACCTCGTCTTGACCGCCCATTTGGTATGA